From Ictidomys tridecemlineatus isolate mIctTri1 chromosome 2, mIctTri1.hap1, whole genome shotgun sequence, the proteins below share one genomic window:
- the Spmap2 gene encoding sperm microtubule associated protein 2: protein MGERWRGSLSGRRSSAEPEDGAPGGLRLLEPRLQDPPEAELGFQGPEEEIPSEEMAGQELLEAPGPAASLDSEEDVPEMSRLTLTEETPSVSMARGKRRRQRRLLELAKPKTNWQGPRDRRGCRCEGYAWMSPRQTNLQFCLFWPSVYWTERFLKDTTLAITVPAVSRRVEELARPRRFYLECYNNNRTTPTWPVPRATLEYQSSNRLKELATPKIRNNIWSIQMSEVSRVSRAAQMAVPSSRTLRLAKPRVPATMLEEWDPVPKPKPHVPDYSRLLQLAMPKAQSDKCVPDRDPRWEVLDGTKKAVASPRVVFLAKPKVRKDFNEDYDPYRISPASLVAQASPRLYELATPKSITKKV from the exons ATGGGGGAGCGCTGGCGAGGTTCGCTCAGTGGCCGCCGCAGCTCTGCGGAACCCGAGGACGGTGCCCCTGGGGGCCTGCGGCTGCTGGAGCCCAGGCTCCAAGACCCTCCGGAGGCTGAGCTGGGCTTCCAAGGCCCAGAAGAGGAGATTCCCTCTGAGGAGATGGCAGGCCAGGAGCTCCTGGAGGCCCCTGGTCCTGCGGCGTCCCTGGACTCCGAGGAGGAcgtgcctgagatgag CCGGCTGACGCTCACGGAGGAGACCCCCAGCGTCTCCATGGCCAGGGGCAAGAGGCGGCGGCAGCGGAGGTTGCTGGAGTTGGCCAAGCCCAAGACCAACTGGCAGGGACCTAGGGACAG GAGGGGGTGCCGCTGTGAGGGCTATGCCTGGATGTCCCCACGCCAGACCAACCTGCAGTTCTGCCTCTTCTG GCCCTCCGTGTACTGGACCGAGCGCTTTCTCAAGGACACCACTCTGGCCATCACTGTTCCTG CGGTGTCCCGCCGGGTGGAGGAGCTGGCACGGCCACGGAGGTTCTACCTGGAGTGTTACAACAACAACAG GACCACGCCCACGTGGCCCGTCCCTCGAGCCACCCTGGAGTACCAAAGCTCTAACCGCCTGAAGGAGCTGGCCACCCCCAAGATCCGGAACAACATTTGGAGCATTCAGATGTCGGAG GTGTCCCGGGTGTCCAGGGCAGCCCAGATGGCAGTCCCCAGCTCACGGACCCTCAGGCTGGCAAAACCTAGGGTCCCAGCCACCATGTTGGAAGAGTGGGACCCCGTGCCAAAACCTAAACCCCATGTGCCCGACTACAGCCGTCTCCTTCAACTGGCCA TGCCCAAGGCCCAGTCAGACAAATGCGTTCCTGACCGCGATCCCCGCTGGGAGGTGCTGGACGGCACCAAGAAGGCGGTGGCCAGCCCGCGGGTGGTCTTCCTGGCCAAGCCCAAGGTGCGCAAGGACTTCAATGAGGACTACGACCCCTACCGCatctccccagcctccctggtGGCACAGGCGTCCCCACGCCTCTACGAGCTTGCCACCCCAAAGAGCATCACCAAGAAAGTGTGA